In Achromobacter xylosoxidans A8, a single window of DNA contains:
- a CDS encoding autotransporter outer membrane beta-barrel domain-containing protein, with protein sequence MKPISFSVRNPGLPFPLLRQNTLRLAVVSALGACAWGATGSAQAGYACAGGPSLNVSSGNYPSAQAICEGDSGVDHNDEKDGQNGPDVSVTSSGNYSADANQTRLNPLGVVTALSRGGDGVDEGTAGDGGNVTVSSSGDVALNGTALSNFNSLIMAVSSGGIGDPANDNNDSNGGHGGLGQTVTVTNSGNLTMSGSLPTPRQGLYGINARALGGAGGDQNDPTLEYGEQVGGNGGNASTVTVSNTGAINLGSSAARLRTYANGAAIYANSIGGMGGYNNGNAGTGGTVQVTHQGQAYSYWQVYDSATVFGIYAQSIGGDGTASTDNSDNGGNGGGTSDSWTQKVTVDVNGSVLLDVAGSAAGATIEGAGVAARAIGGKGGMGPDKDHSGGNGGAGGSVAINLYQGASVATRGDNLPGLAAQSLGGQGGDGSDSTALAGQGGGGGFGGNASAVNVVAASGSAISTTGSFATGIVAQSIGGGGGTGSDFVSVLGGQGGNGGNGGNAGTVTATTGGTITTSGDHAYGVLAQSIAGSGGAGGADTAELVSLGGDGAGGGAASQVTLNNTGSIATSGYNSHGMIGQSIGGGGGASGSATGLLSVGGSSAGATGSSGSTVVLGNTGSITTAGNAAIGMVAQSIGGGGGSGGDSIGVLGVGGGGAGGGAGGNVIIQDLGSIQTAGQFGAGVLAQSVGGGGGNGGDTFTASVGVSVAIGGSASGGGDGGSVCMSNQGGCDGTLTYSTSNIATHGNYAPGIIAQSVGGGGGTGGSVKNASVASFAALQLGGSGGGGGKAAEVKVGYSNLNISTGGAHSAGILAQSIGGGGGNGGDASYYDVTVGFNAAVVLGGSGGSGGTGYSSIVNLSSSHVATGMDYASPGIDPDTYAPNDSFGILAQTIGGGGGNGGSSSASDLVLAVPTGEGASLAFNFEAAVGGSGGAGSDACPAGDAACVTQVNLSNGSTVVTLGDGSHAVMAQSVGGGGGNGGDSSVLSTVLGDETTISLSAGMTLGGSGSGGGNGGAVSVGLGDANGAYAGLPPSLLTPPGVRVPPASTIVTYGDYANGVLAQSIGGGGGNGGVGSSNAYTHGGPTNVKLTLALGGTGGAGGTGGKVDVTLNPNYTIRTLGSGSRGIVAQSIGGGGGASQGGTLNVAGSAEDRPSARLQVGLGATGGSGATGGDINATLQGAIRTEGGDADGVLLQSIGGGGGLGGSLGADASSYPILDRIGNHSDNKERLDDENSTYQFGVDVGGTGGTGGHGGNVSVNYAGKIATAGDWADGLVAQSIGGGGGVGGSSSASGSKIKANAIIGVGGSGGAGGDGGNLSVSFDDDHGNSISTAGYSAYGVLLQSIGGGGGQGGDGSDQAQGTITVGASFGGTGGVAGNGGSILTSGGGGWLNVQTSGDDAPALAMQSIGGGGGTAGAGNSSSKLQQNSHSMSVSVGGSGGLAGSGGAIDVATGIAATTQGARAYGVLAQSIGGGGGLGGAGDASNLTGVSLGGRGGAAGDGGAVTLTLNAGGHISTSGAGSHGVIAQSIGGGGGIAGDISKGLQLGSGAWTPGSGQTGGSGSGGTLNLNVASNITTQGDYAYGVIAQSIGGGGGLGGNAAGGFAGSTAGAGSTGSGENVTVTQSGSIAATGAGATGIFAQSAGPQGSGQVAVTVNGAVSGGSGAGAYGVWIVGDKQNTLTVGTAGTITAGSGGSAVRYDGASLQQAKTASFLASPSGANLAINNAGTVLGNIECGGGAGGIACNVWNAATGTLSDATLYQANIDNAGLVAIGRSGAFDNLTVAGNFNLQAGGILQADVDFANLKSPRMVVQGDTRLDGQVNVQPITLLPDYEVTVATLQGDVQGSPAAKDSPVIDYDARLDGQDVRVRAVQADFAAPSMQLAANQRSVARHMQGAWNLGGNAAMASLFAALDMASREGADTYSNRLSDLSAGVTVAPAAQMQASMARFTGAMMSCPAFQGGDALTGEQDCLWGQVSGINTNQDGDGGVSGFSFDGVTYQFGGQRQVKPGWFLGGSVAYQNSHLSGDDGRVSGKGDSGYAGVVLKRETGPWTLSAALGGGYGQYDIDRSIRIPGMQSTANSDLDVYGAALRLRIARTYAAEHVYLKPYVDLDASYTHMPGYSESRNALHLDVESSNQFVMALSPTLELGGKVALKNGATMRPYMYGGVSFLSKDEYTVKAQLQGAPAGSGAFETSVPMDDVIGRVGAGLQVSNAGGIDFRLQYDGDFSSHIQSHRGTLKVMVPF encoded by the coding sequence ATGAAGCCCATCTCTTTCTCCGTGCGCAACCCCGGCCTGCCTTTCCCTCTGCTGCGGCAGAACACCCTGCGACTCGCCGTCGTGTCGGCGCTGGGCGCCTGCGCCTGGGGCGCGACGGGCAGCGCGCAGGCCGGCTACGCCTGTGCCGGCGGCCCTTCGCTGAATGTGTCGTCGGGAAACTACCCAAGCGCCCAGGCCATCTGCGAAGGCGATAGCGGGGTGGACCACAACGACGAGAAGGACGGCCAGAACGGGCCTGACGTGTCCGTCACCTCATCGGGCAATTACAGCGCCGACGCGAATCAGACCCGGCTGAACCCGCTGGGCGTGGTCACGGCCCTATCGCGCGGCGGCGACGGCGTGGACGAAGGCACCGCGGGCGACGGCGGCAACGTCACCGTGTCCAGCAGCGGCGACGTCGCGCTCAACGGCACGGCGCTCAGCAACTTCAACAGCCTGATCATGGCGGTATCGTCCGGCGGGATCGGCGACCCCGCCAACGACAACAACGACTCCAACGGCGGCCACGGGGGCCTGGGCCAGACCGTCACCGTGACCAACTCCGGCAACCTGACGATGTCGGGTTCCTTGCCCACGCCGCGCCAGGGCCTGTACGGCATCAATGCCCGCGCCTTGGGCGGGGCGGGCGGCGACCAGAACGACCCGACGCTGGAATACGGCGAGCAGGTGGGCGGCAATGGCGGCAACGCCAGCACGGTCACGGTCAGCAATACCGGCGCCATCAACCTGGGCAGCAGCGCGGCGCGCCTGCGCACCTATGCCAACGGCGCCGCCATCTACGCGAATTCCATAGGCGGCATGGGCGGCTACAACAACGGCAATGCGGGCACGGGCGGGACGGTGCAGGTGACGCACCAGGGCCAGGCCTACAGCTACTGGCAGGTCTACGACAGCGCCACGGTCTTTGGCATCTATGCGCAGAGCATCGGCGGCGACGGCACGGCCTCGACCGACAATAGCGACAACGGCGGCAACGGCGGCGGCACCTCGGACAGCTGGACCCAGAAGGTGACGGTGGACGTCAATGGCTCGGTGCTGCTGGATGTGGCCGGTTCGGCCGCTGGCGCTACCATCGAAGGCGCGGGCGTCGCTGCCCGCGCCATAGGCGGCAAAGGCGGCATGGGTCCCGACAAGGACCACTCGGGCGGCAATGGCGGCGCGGGCGGAAGCGTCGCCATCAATCTCTATCAGGGCGCCAGCGTCGCCACCCGCGGCGACAACCTGCCCGGCCTGGCGGCGCAAAGCCTGGGCGGACAGGGCGGCGATGGCAGCGACAGCACCGCGCTGGCCGGGCAGGGCGGCGGCGGCGGGTTTGGCGGCAACGCCAGCGCTGTCAACGTCGTAGCCGCGAGCGGCAGCGCCATCAGCACCACAGGCAGTTTTGCGACCGGCATCGTGGCGCAATCGATCGGCGGCGGCGGCGGCACCGGCAGCGACTTCGTCTCGGTGCTGGGCGGCCAGGGCGGCAACGGCGGTAATGGCGGCAACGCCGGCACGGTGACCGCCACGACCGGCGGAACCATCACGACCAGCGGCGACCACGCCTACGGCGTGCTGGCCCAGTCCATCGCCGGCAGCGGCGGCGCGGGCGGCGCGGACACGGCCGAACTGGTTTCGCTGGGCGGAGACGGCGCGGGCGGCGGCGCGGCCAGCCAGGTCACCCTGAACAACACGGGCTCCATCGCCACGTCGGGCTACAACTCGCACGGCATGATCGGCCAGTCCATCGGCGGCGGCGGCGGGGCCTCCGGCAGCGCCACTGGCCTGCTCAGCGTGGGCGGCAGTTCGGCCGGGGCCACCGGTTCGTCCGGCAGCACGGTGGTGCTCGGCAACACCGGCTCCATCACGACGGCCGGCAACGCCGCCATCGGCATGGTGGCCCAGTCCATCGGCGGGGGCGGCGGCAGCGGCGGCGACAGTATCGGCGTGCTGGGTGTGGGCGGCGGCGGCGCCGGGGGCGGCGCGGGCGGCAACGTCATCATCCAGGATCTGGGTTCTATCCAGACGGCCGGCCAATTCGGTGCAGGCGTGCTGGCCCAGTCGGTGGGCGGGGGCGGCGGCAACGGCGGCGACACCTTCACCGCATCGGTCGGCGTGTCGGTGGCAATCGGCGGCAGCGCCAGCGGCGGCGGCGACGGCGGCTCGGTCTGCATGAGCAATCAGGGCGGCTGCGACGGCACGTTGACGTATTCGACGTCAAACATCGCCACTCACGGCAACTATGCGCCGGGCATCATCGCGCAGAGCGTCGGCGGCGGCGGCGGCACCGGCGGCAGCGTCAAGAACGCCAGCGTGGCCTCGTTCGCCGCGCTGCAACTGGGCGGCAGCGGCGGCGGCGGGGGCAAGGCCGCCGAGGTCAAGGTGGGCTACAGCAACCTCAACATCAGCACCGGCGGCGCCCACTCGGCCGGCATCCTGGCCCAATCGATAGGCGGGGGCGGCGGCAATGGCGGCGATGCCAGCTACTACGACGTCACCGTGGGCTTCAACGCGGCCGTGGTGCTGGGCGGCAGCGGCGGCTCGGGCGGCACCGGCTATTCCTCCATCGTGAACCTCAGCAGTTCCCATGTCGCCACGGGCATGGACTACGCCAGCCCGGGCATCGACCCGGACACCTACGCGCCCAACGATTCGTTCGGCATCCTGGCGCAGACCATAGGAGGCGGCGGCGGCAACGGCGGCAGCTCCAGCGCCAGCGATCTGGTGCTGGCGGTGCCCACCGGCGAGGGCGCGTCGCTGGCGTTCAACTTCGAAGCGGCGGTAGGCGGCAGCGGCGGGGCGGGCAGCGACGCCTGCCCGGCCGGAGATGCCGCCTGCGTCACGCAGGTCAACCTCAGCAACGGCTCCACGGTCGTCACGCTGGGCGACGGCTCCCACGCGGTGATGGCGCAGTCGGTAGGCGGAGGCGGCGGCAACGGCGGCGATTCATCCGTGCTGTCCACGGTGCTGGGTGATGAAACCACGATCTCGCTGTCCGCCGGCATGACCTTGGGCGGCTCCGGCTCCGGCGGCGGCAACGGCGGCGCGGTCAGCGTGGGCCTGGGCGACGCCAACGGCGCCTATGCCGGCTTGCCCCCATCGCTGTTGACGCCGCCGGGCGTACGCGTGCCGCCGGCGTCCACCATCGTGACCTATGGCGATTACGCCAATGGCGTGCTGGCGCAATCCATAGGCGGGGGCGGCGGCAATGGCGGGGTGGGCAGCAGCAACGCCTACACGCATGGCGGCCCCACCAACGTCAAGCTCACCCTGGCCCTGGGCGGCACTGGCGGGGCCGGCGGCACCGGCGGCAAGGTGGACGTGACGCTGAACCCCAACTACACCATCCGCACGCTGGGCTCGGGTTCGCGCGGCATTGTGGCGCAGTCCATCGGCGGCGGCGGCGGAGCCTCGCAGGGTGGCACGCTGAACGTGGCCGGCAGCGCCGAAGACCGGCCATCCGCCCGCTTGCAGGTGGGCCTGGGCGCCACCGGGGGCTCGGGCGCCACGGGCGGCGACATCAATGCCACTTTGCAAGGCGCGATCCGCACCGAAGGCGGCGACGCCGATGGCGTCCTGCTGCAATCGATCGGCGGCGGTGGCGGACTGGGCGGGTCGTTGGGCGCCGACGCCTCGTCCTATCCCATCCTGGACCGGATCGGCAACCACAGCGACAACAAGGAACGGCTCGACGACGAGAACAGCACCTACCAATTCGGCGTGGACGTGGGCGGCACCGGCGGCACGGGCGGCCATGGCGGCAATGTCAGCGTTAACTACGCGGGCAAGATCGCCACCGCCGGCGACTGGGCCGACGGTCTGGTGGCCCAATCGATAGGCGGAGGCGGCGGGGTAGGCGGATCGTCCAGCGCCTCGGGCAGCAAGATCAAGGCCAACGCCATCATCGGCGTGGGCGGCAGCGGCGGCGCCGGCGGCGACGGCGGCAACCTGAGCGTCTCCTTCGACGACGACCATGGCAACAGCATTTCCACTGCGGGCTACAGCGCCTATGGCGTGCTGCTGCAATCCATAGGCGGAGGCGGCGGGCAGGGCGGCGACGGCTCGGACCAGGCACAGGGCACCATCACCGTCGGCGCCTCGTTTGGCGGCACCGGCGGCGTGGCCGGCAACGGCGGCAGCATCCTGACCTCCGGCGGGGGCGGATGGCTGAACGTCCAGACCTCGGGCGACGACGCGCCAGCCCTGGCGATGCAGTCCATCGGCGGCGGCGGCGGCACGGCAGGCGCGGGCAACAGCAGCTCCAAGCTGCAGCAGAACAGCCATTCCATGAGCGTCTCGGTGGGCGGCAGCGGCGGCTTGGCCGGTTCGGGCGGCGCCATCGACGTCGCCACCGGCATCGCCGCCACCACGCAAGGCGCGCGCGCCTATGGCGTGCTGGCGCAATCGATCGGCGGCGGCGGCGGCCTGGGCGGCGCGGGCGACGCCAGCAACCTGACCGGCGTGTCGCTGGGCGGGCGCGGCGGCGCGGCCGGCGACGGCGGGGCCGTGACCTTGACCTTGAATGCCGGCGGCCACATCAGCACCAGCGGCGCGGGCTCGCATGGCGTGATCGCGCAGTCCATCGGCGGCGGCGGAGGTATCGCGGGCGACATCAGCAAGGGGCTGCAACTGGGCTCGGGCGCTTGGACCCCGGGCAGCGGCCAGACGGGCGGCAGCGGCAGCGGCGGCACGCTCAACCTCAATGTCGCCAGTAACATCACGACCCAAGGCGACTACGCCTACGGCGTGATCGCCCAATCCATCGGCGGCGGGGGCGGGCTCGGCGGCAACGCCGCCGGCGGTTTCGCGGGCAGCACGGCGGGAGCTGGCAGCACGGGTTCGGGCGAGAACGTCACGGTGACGCAGAGCGGCAGCATCGCCGCCACCGGCGCCGGCGCCACCGGCATCTTTGCACAAAGCGCGGGGCCGCAGGGCTCGGGGCAGGTCGCGGTCACCGTCAACGGTGCCGTCAGCGGCGGCAGCGGCGCGGGCGCCTATGGCGTCTGGATCGTGGGAGACAAGCAGAACACGCTGACCGTGGGCACGGCGGGCACGATCACGGCCGGCTCCGGCGGCAGCGCGGTGCGCTATGACGGCGCGTCCTTGCAGCAAGCAAAGACCGCAAGCTTCCTCGCCAGCCCCTCCGGCGCCAACCTCGCCATCAACAATGCAGGGACCGTCCTGGGCAACATCGAATGCGGCGGCGGCGCGGGCGGCATCGCCTGCAATGTCTGGAACGCTGCCACCGGCACCCTGAGCGACGCCACGCTCTATCAGGCCAACATCGACAACGCGGGCCTGGTGGCCATCGGCCGGTCCGGCGCGTTCGACAACCTGACGGTGGCGGGAAACTTCAATCTGCAAGCCGGCGGCATCCTGCAGGCGGACGTGGACTTCGCCAACCTCAAATCCCCGCGCATGGTGGTGCAGGGCGATACCCGCCTGGACGGCCAGGTGAATGTGCAGCCGATCACGCTGCTGCCCGATTACGAAGTCACCGTGGCGACGCTGCAAGGCGACGTCCAGGGCAGCCCCGCGGCCAAAGACAGCCCGGTGATCGACTACGACGCCAGGCTGGACGGCCAGGACGTGCGCGTGCGCGCGGTGCAGGCCGACTTCGCCGCGCCGTCCATGCAGCTGGCGGCCAACCAGCGCTCGGTGGCGCGGCATATGCAGGGCGCCTGGAACCTGGGCGGCAATGCCGCCATGGCGTCCTTGTTCGCGGCGCTGGACATGGCCTCCCGGGAAGGCGCCGACACCTATTCGAACCGGCTGTCCGACCTGTCGGCGGGCGTCACCGTGGCGCCCGCCGCGCAGATGCAGGCCAGCATGGCGCGCTTTACCGGCGCCATGATGTCGTGCCCGGCATTCCAGGGCGGCGACGCGCTGACCGGCGAGCAGGATTGCCTCTGGGGCCAGGTGTCCGGCATCAATACCAACCAGGATGGCGACGGCGGGGTCTCCGGCTTTTCGTTCGATGGCGTCACCTACCAGTTCGGCGGCCAGCGCCAGGTAAAGCCGGGCTGGTTCCTGGGCGGCTCCGTCGCCTATCAAAACAGCCATCTGAGCGGGGACGACGGACGGGTCAGCGGCAAGGGCGACAGCGGCTACGCCGGCGTGGTG
- a CDS encoding MFS transporter, translating to MDAVSPQPLSAPPQDAASAAADPGLMHRKVAWRLIPFLIFLFLLAWIDRVNVGFAKLQMLQDLRFSEAVYGLGAGIFFIGYFIFEVPSNLLLQRIGARKTLARITIMWGLTSMAMAFVTTPTSFYVLRFLLGAFEAGFFPGVMLYLTYWIPASRRGRINGWFMTSFGLAGIVGGPIAGLIMSGMDGVAPLRNWQWLFVLEGIPSVIAGMVVLAYLPDRPQQARWLSAAEKAALTAELDSERLDPAKHASFAQALRLPALWLCTAAYFCIVGGNATLAFWMPSIVRELGVQGTLNIGLLSAIPFILGTAAMVINGMHSDSTRERRLHCAGATLVGALGLSLTGAYIGSPVLAMASLSIAAIGVLGAFPVFWAIPAAFLTGTAAAGGIAFINSVGNLAGFATPFMMGWLKEWTGGVAAGLYVVAGMQLVATAVVALTMRRLAV from the coding sequence ATGGATGCTGTTTCACCGCAACCCCTCTCCGCACCGCCACAAGACGCCGCGTCGGCCGCCGCCGATCCAGGCCTGATGCACCGCAAGGTCGCCTGGCGACTCATCCCTTTCCTGATATTCCTGTTCCTGCTGGCATGGATCGACCGCGTCAATGTCGGCTTCGCCAAGTTGCAGATGCTGCAGGACCTGCGCTTCAGCGAGGCCGTGTACGGCCTGGGGGCGGGCATCTTCTTTATCGGCTACTTCATCTTCGAGGTGCCCAGCAACCTGCTGCTGCAGCGCATCGGCGCGCGCAAGACCCTGGCCCGCATCACCATAATGTGGGGCCTGACGTCGATGGCGATGGCATTCGTCACCACGCCGACTTCCTTCTACGTCTTGCGCTTTCTGCTCGGCGCCTTCGAAGCCGGCTTTTTCCCCGGGGTGATGCTCTATCTGACGTACTGGATTCCCGCCAGCCGGCGAGGGCGCATCAATGGCTGGTTCATGACGTCGTTCGGGCTGGCCGGCATCGTGGGCGGGCCGATAGCCGGTCTCATCATGAGCGGCATGGACGGCGTGGCCCCGCTGCGCAACTGGCAATGGCTGTTCGTGCTGGAAGGCATTCCGTCCGTAATCGCCGGGATGGTGGTGCTGGCGTATCTGCCGGACCGCCCCCAGCAGGCGCGCTGGCTCAGCGCGGCGGAAAAGGCCGCGCTCACGGCTGAACTGGACAGCGAGCGCCTGGATCCCGCCAAGCACGCCAGCTTCGCTCAGGCCTTGCGCCTGCCGGCGTTGTGGCTGTGTACCGCCGCCTACTTCTGCATCGTCGGCGGCAACGCGACGCTGGCGTTCTGGATGCCTTCGATCGTGCGCGAACTGGGCGTGCAAGGCACCCTGAACATCGGGTTGCTGTCGGCCATTCCCTTCATACTGGGCACCGCCGCGATGGTGATCAACGGCATGCATTCCGATTCCACCCGCGAACGCCGGCTGCATTGCGCGGGCGCCACCCTGGTCGGCGCGCTGGGCCTGTCCTTGACCGGCGCCTATATCGGCAGTCCGGTATTGGCGATGGCCTCCTTGAGCATCGCCGCCATCGGCGTGCTGGGCGCCTTCCCGGTGTTCTGGGCCATCCCGGCAGCATTCCTGACCGGCACCGCCGCGGCCGGCGGCATCGCCTTCATCAATTCGGTGGGCAACCTGGCGGGCTTCGCCACGCCTTTCATGATGGGCTGGCTCAAGGAATGGACGGGCGGCGTCGCCGCCGGGCTGTACGTTGTGGCCGGCATGCAGCTCGTCGCCACGGCGGTCGTCGCGCTGACGATGCGCAGGCTGGCGGTCTAG
- a CDS encoding GntR family transcriptional regulator → MKAAERIRLSVEESIRDGSLLPGDPVDEQMLMQTYDVSRTPVREALLQLQAQGLVASLPRGGMVVAKMDVAQLMAMWELLAELEGIGARLACERMTPAERDELAVIHERAAAVVRREDTDAWQEHNRRFHDALYMGARNPYLRQEILRMRSRTGAYRLHAFSAFGRLASSWEQHGQLLEAIQAQDSARAAAVMTLHMSPGQGSISFASFVAALPKNLLA, encoded by the coding sequence ATGAAAGCCGCTGAGCGCATCCGCCTGTCCGTCGAAGAGTCGATCCGCGACGGCAGCCTGTTGCCGGGAGATCCCGTCGACGAACAGATGCTGATGCAGACCTACGACGTCTCTCGCACGCCGGTGCGCGAGGCGCTGCTGCAACTGCAGGCGCAGGGGCTGGTGGCCAGCCTGCCGCGCGGCGGCATGGTGGTGGCCAAGATGGATGTGGCTCAGCTGATGGCCATGTGGGAGCTATTGGCCGAACTGGAGGGGATCGGCGCGCGCCTGGCTTGCGAACGCATGACGCCCGCGGAACGCGATGAGCTGGCGGTCATCCATGAGCGCGCCGCCGCGGTGGTGCGGCGCGAGGACACCGACGCCTGGCAGGAGCACAACCGGCGGTTTCACGATGCGCTGTACATGGGCGCCCGCAATCCCTATCTACGCCAGGAGATCCTGCGCATGCGCTCGCGCACGGGCGCCTACCGGCTCCACGCCTTCTCCGCCTTCGGCCGGCTCGCGTCGTCGTGGGAGCAGCACGGCCAGTTGCTCGAGGCGATCCAGGCGCAGGACTCGGCCCGCGCGGCCGCGGTCATGACGCTGCACATGAGCCCCGGGCAAGGGTCGATCAGCTTTGCTTCCTTTGTTGCCGCATTGCCCAAGAACCTGTTGGCCTGA
- a CDS encoding amidase, giving the protein MPDLRAHLSIGDMRRRYEQATPGERAELVSAQAATFERSAAELHCATRIYQPCPPAGRSGGLLEGVALAHKDAFETGAHAPGRGRPLRDDAPGPMATVLRRLQDQGALNLGALAMAEHACGATAENPHGPALVNPLDPAAAVGGSSSGCAVAVAAGLVPASLGTDTAGSVRMPAATCGLVGLKPTQGVIPADGVAALAPTLDTVGVIGRDALDAACVYAALLPSATVSPALPTDAAGIEQELSRPRRWRVASTLATAGARPDVGAAMACFEQRLRDSARIAAQAGPDLDRLNRLAQIVLHAEAAATLAGSVRRELASLAPATQAIALPGWAMPAIWYRHALSQIALSRAAFVATYLVDADLLLTPCLPQGVPDRSAVTTSSPAFEPRARAALHRHHAYLNYLGLPALVLPVGIDALGRPVCVQAVGAPGSDALLLAFAHQFALPFSAILQR; this is encoded by the coding sequence ATGCCTGACCTCCGCGCTCATCTTTCCATCGGCGACATGCGCAGGCGCTATGAGCAGGCCACGCCGGGCGAACGCGCCGAGCTGGTTTCGGCGCAGGCCGCCACGTTCGAGCGCAGCGCGGCTGAGCTGCACTGCGCCACGCGCATCTATCAGCCCTGCCCGCCTGCCGGTCGGTCCGGCGGTTTGCTGGAAGGTGTGGCGCTCGCGCACAAGGATGCATTCGAGACCGGCGCGCATGCGCCTGGCCGTGGCCGGCCGTTGCGCGACGATGCGCCGGGACCGATGGCGACCGTACTGCGGCGCTTGCAGGACCAGGGCGCGCTCAATCTCGGCGCCCTGGCGATGGCCGAGCACGCCTGCGGGGCCACGGCCGAGAATCCGCATGGCCCGGCCCTGGTCAATCCGCTCGATCCCGCCGCCGCGGTGGGCGGCTCTTCCAGCGGCTGTGCGGTGGCGGTGGCGGCCGGCCTGGTGCCCGCCTCGCTCGGCACCGACACGGCCGGCTCGGTGCGGATGCCGGCGGCTACCTGCGGCCTGGTGGGGCTCAAACCGACCCAAGGGGTGATCCCGGCGGATGGCGTGGCGGCCTTGGCGCCGACGCTGGACACGGTGGGGGTGATCGGCCGCGACGCGCTGGACGCCGCCTGCGTCTATGCCGCGTTGCTGCCATCGGCGACGGTCTCGCCGGCGCTACCCACGGATGCGGCGGGTATCGAACAGGAACTTTCCAGGCCCCGGCGCTGGCGGGTGGCGTCCACGCTCGCGACCGCCGGCGCGCGCCCCGACGTGGGCGCGGCGATGGCGTGCTTCGAACAGCGATTGCGGGATTCGGCGCGGATCGCTGCCCAAGCAGGGCCCGATCTGGACCGCCTCAACCGCCTGGCGCAGATCGTGCTGCACGCGGAGGCTGCCGCCACGCTCGCCGGCAGCGTGCGCCGCGAATTGGCGTCGCTGGCGCCCGCCACCCAGGCCATCGCGCTGCCTGGTTGGGCCATGCCGGCGATCTGGTATCGGCATGCTCTGTCGCAAATCGCGTTGTCGCGCGCCGCGTTCGTGGCCACGTATCTCGTCGATGCGGACCTGCTGCTCACGCCCTGCCTGCCGCAAGGGGTGCCGGACCGCTCGGCGGTCACCACCAGCAGCCCTGCTTTCGAGCCGCGCGCGCGCGCGGCGCTGCATCGCCACCACGCCTACCTCAACTATCTGGGCCTGCCCGCGCTGGTACTGCCCGTCGGCATCGACGCGCTGGGCCGCCCCGTCTGCGTGCAAGCGGTCGGCGCGCCTGGCAGCGATGCCCTGCTGCTGGCCTTCGCGCACCAGTTCGCCCTGCCCTTTTCCGCCATCCTGCAACGCTAA
- a CDS encoding CaiB/BaiF CoA transferase family protein: MARINASPTLARFRVLDLSRVRAGPTCVRILADFGADVIRIEPPAGIDPNEAMFAADRTGGDFQNLNRNKRSMTLNLKKPEGLAMFKQLVATADVVVENWRPDVKARLGVDYEALRAINPRIILASISGFGQDGPYADRPGFDQIIQGMGGLMSVTGFAGGGPLRAGLAVADCGTGIYAAVGVLLALLEREQSGVGQWVHSSLLHTQIALMDFQAARYLNDGDTPVQAGNDHPTSSPMGLFEASDGAFNLGASGEGNWRRLCQCLDAPQWLEDPRYATEKLRVANRAALNESLAQRFRQQSVAHWVGLLNGAGVPAGPVYSIPQVFEDEQVRHLGVAQPVADETGHEYRLISQPVALTRTPAQIARPAPGWGEHTREMLAEIGYAEGDIERLYGQGVV; encoded by the coding sequence ATGGCCAGAATCAATGCCTCCCCCACCCTTGCGCGCTTTCGCGTGCTGGACCTTTCGCGCGTGCGCGCCGGCCCGACCTGCGTGCGCATCCTGGCCGATTTCGGCGCGGACGTGATCCGCATCGAGCCGCCGGCCGGAATCGATCCCAACGAAGCCATGTTCGCCGCCGACCGCACCGGCGGCGATTTCCAGAACCTGAACCGCAACAAGCGGTCGATGACGCTGAACCTGAAGAAGCCCGAAGGCCTGGCCATGTTCAAGCAGCTGGTGGCCACGGCCGATGTGGTGGTGGAGAACTGGCGTCCCGACGTCAAGGCGCGCCTTGGGGTGGACTACGAGGCGCTGCGCGCCATCAATCCCCGCATCATCCTGGCCAGCATTTCCGGCTTTGGCCAGGACGGTCCCTACGCGGATCGGCCAGGCTTTGACCAGATCATCCAGGGCATGGGCGGCCTCATGTCGGTCACGGGCTTTGCCGGCGGCGGTCCGCTGCGCGCCGGGCTGGCGGTCGCCGATTGCGGCACCGGGATCTACGCCGCGGTCGGCGTCCTGCTGGCCTTGCTGGAACGGGAACAATCCGGCGTCGGCCAGTGGGTCCACAGTTCCCTGCTGCACACGCAGATTGCGCTCATGGATTTCCAGGCGGCGCGCTACCTGAACGACGGCGACACGCCGGTGCAGGCGGGCAACGATCATCCGACCAGCAGCCCGATGGGCCTGTTCGAAGCCAGCGACGGCGCCTTCAACCTGGGCGCGTCGGGCGAAGGCAACTGGCGCCGCCTGTGCCAGTGCCTGGACGCGCCGCAATGGCTGGAGGATCCGCGCTATGCGACCGAGAAGCTGCGCGTGGCCAACCGCGCCGCGCTCAATGAATCGCTGGCGCAGCGCTTCCGCCAGCAAAGCGTCGCGCATTGGGTCGGGCTGCTGAACGGCGCCGGCGTGCCGGCAGGTCCGGTCTACAGCATTCCGCAAGTATTCGAGGACGAGCAGGTCCGCCATCTGGGCGTGGCGCAGCCGGTCGCGGACGAGACCGGACATGAATACCGCCTGATCTCGCAGCCCGTGGCGTTGACGCGCACGCCCGCCCAGATCGCTCGGCCTGCCCCCGGCTGGGGCGAGCACACCCGCGAGATGCTGGCGGAGATAGGCTATGCCGAGGGCGACATCGAGCGCCTGTATGGCCAGGGGGTGGTATGA